From the genome of Carassius carassius chromosome 49, fCarCar2.1, whole genome shotgun sequence:
taatttttttactgaatattaaaaataataattaataaaataaatatttttaagaattataatagattatttaaataatataataaataataatatattatttataataaatataaataattgcaataaatacaaattttaacagattcatttaaaaagaatGTGAAAATGAAGGCATATTAAAccgttaaaaactgtttttcactAAATCGTCACAAATGAAGATAAAGAAATCGAAAAAAATTAGATTTCTTTTATTTCtgattattttacaataaaatataataattcattatgATAAATACTACATTCAAACAATAtactgaattataaaaaaatatgtaattaaatgtattaaacggGGACAAGTGTGGATCTATTTATCTGGTAAAGTTTAATTCAGAGAAGCTTTTTAAACATGGTTTAATGCTCTCATAGCCATGACACAGGGAGTGGGGTATGAAACTCCCTCACGACGCAGTCTTTACAAAACTTAATGgccaaaaaaaaagcacattaaatCATTATGATATTCACAATGCTGCTCAAGTTTTATATCTCCAAGCCCATGTCAATCATATCGTAAATATTCAATACTTCACCAACCCCAATACAAAAGTGAGTTTTTGATGTATTGTCTGATTCTGTTTCTGACAAATTTTTCATCACAAGCAAAAATTCAAAGTGTTTGTGTTCACGAGTGTGTGCCGACACTGAGTGATAGATGAAGGCTACACACAGAGCTCTGTCCTGATTAGCAGTGTTCAGCTCTGTGAAGTTAATGAATAGACATTACAGCAGGATCAATGGTGCCTCTCTCTCAGTCTCCATATGAGCAGGCCTAATGAAAAGGAATTACACTCATCCAACCAAGGCCTCTGTCTTCCTCCTGTTCCTTATGCTCTGTCTCTGCCTTTTCGGCCCTGTCTTGCTTCTTTGTTGTCTTTTATCTCACTTCtctcaaagaaagaaaaaactaaaactaaagcagCAAACCCTTAGATCAGCTAGAATAACACAGATCTGCCAATCTCGGTCTCTTTTTCCTCATAATGAATGCTCCATTCACAATGATGGCGATTTTATCACCGAAGATTGCTCGCTAGTAGGCAGAAATCTTATCACAAATGGGTTTTGCTGGTAAATCAGATGTCATTTAAATTTGATCCGGTTTCTAAAAATGAACATTCAGCTGGGGAAAGTTTTTGTGCAGCTGTGCATAATACATCATATGATGAACAAGACGAGCGATTATCAATGCATGAATCAAACTCACTCAGTGTCTGGAATTTCTGACAGTTTTCCActcgttttattttttttaattatcatattGCTCTATGTTGGTTGAGATAAATCATATACTGTAACCTTTTGCAGTAACATGAACATTCATCATGGATATAGTACGCCTATCTTACAAGAGTCAGCTCATGTCTTCAGTTCCATTGGTAGTTTCTAGATCATCTTATTTGCATAAAGTTAAACTCTGAGTAGCGAAAATCGGTTACTCTGATTGAAAACGAAACTTCTGGACACATTTTTGCTGCAAAATGCTCACACTGATAGATGTGGGTGTCGAGAAACATTTAACTATGCTAATGAACAGTAATGAGATGTGACAGCTACCAGTGGAAGTAAAGGCACTGGAGGAAATATGATCCATTTATTGTGAGATAGTTGAGTGTATGGAGGAGTTAATAGTAACTGTGAGCAATGACCCACGGGGATGTTGTTCAAAAAAACGAGGCATGGAACATCATGCTAGAAATAGTCAGCACTGTGTGCAAGTTTGATTCGTGCATTGGTAATAAATCATCTTGTGCATGATATGATGCATCATGCACACCACATTTTTCCTCACAGAATGTCCTGTTTTATTCATTGTGAAAATGGAATTACATTCTCATTTTTACACCCCAGTTGTGATTAGATTTCTGAAAGTTATGGTCATTTATGCAGCCCATGTAAAACAGGCAGCAACTAACAATACAGAAACAATTCGTTGTAAATGGGATTTAAACATCCATTTGTTTCTTTATGATTTACATGACACAAAATGTGATAAAACCTTGTGTGTTTGCATCCTGAATGTTGCTCGTAATTGGCTTCTGAGTTTATTATTTGTACTCTGAATCAATTTTCCTGTGTTAAATGAGGCGTCGATGAGAACATGAAGgtgagcatgtttgtgtgctgcatgTCTGGACTGAACGATGCTTGTAAAGACTTAAGCATAAGCCAGTCAGTGCTTAAAGAGTTCAGAAAGGTTTTTTCCAGTTCCCAGGAATTTATAACCAGAAGTGTGCACATAATCCCACTCTGTGCACAAACACCAGTGGCTTTAAGTCACTGTTGGTCCGTCTTGATGTTGTGCTTGACATCATGAGTCAAGAACGTTCTCAGCTTTAGCTCTAAAAATATGATGCATTGCTTCTTGAAATGTGTCATATATGAGCGTAAAACAAGTTTTATAACCTTTAGTTTTTCTTTtgacttattttaaatttatatatatatatatatatttcttttgacttttttgtTGACTTTATAAATGTTTCATCATATACTGTTTTTTCATCCGTAGTAATTCCTTCATCAATTTTTTCACATGTATATGGGTAGATCTGAATCACTCGTATAGTTGTTTACAGAAAAAATctgacaaaaatacaaatttgtagAAGCAATATTACAGTTATAATTATAAcattaatacagtacatttttatgCCAGTGGCATTTGTATGGCATTAGTGTATGCCAGTGTTTCCTGCACACAAACAACAAACACAGTGGTTCCCATTTAACAGACAAATGATTCTTAAGAACTGATTCTTTTTAACCAGCCAGTTAAAAGAATTAGCAAAACAGTCCTGAATTCACTTGTTAACTGTTTGAATCCGACTCATTTAGTAATTGATTTGTTCAAAGTTTACAGAAGACTCCCACAGAACCCAGAATCAGTGGTCTGAACTGAAATGAACTGTGATTAAACGTAATCAAAGAGATAAATTCACAATTCTGATATATtctcgaatatatatatatatacataaattatacTGTTTTTGCATCATAGAATGTAATTTTAAGAGTTTCTTAGGTGAGAATGTAATTATTTAGACTACAGATATATGGTTTGTTGATAAAGATAATGTCTATTTGAAAATTAGCTTTGACATTTTCTgagatgtgagctccagggcGCCAGCGGCCGTCCAGCGCTCATAAACCCGCTgaccgctggctctgatgtctctgtgGTTAAGCATGAGATataaattcattttgggtaatTCTAATTGGCTTTTTTTATCTCATTAATCTATTATATGTTCCAGATCAAATAGTTTTGGCTGAGGGCAAAGTCTCATaacgttatattttatataactttaaTGCTATTAGAGCGCTGTCTTTGTACTTTTAACAGAATTGCCTAGCAACTTTTATGGtggctgttgttgtttattaaatattattattattcaataaataatattttatataaataatagtagtatGTAATAGTATACAATATTGagacatgtgtgtatgtgtatgtgtgtgttgtgatagTGACTATAGTAACATTATAAGAGACTGTTTTTATGAGTGAGTCTAATattgaaacagactgaaacagggttgtaaacaaaaagtaatttttacttttaacaaAACCTTGTTAGATGCAGCCAATGAATGCAGTGAGCAGTGCTGTCATCTGAACTCACACTAAACAGTTGAAAGATATCGCTTTCCTAGCagacattcaaactaatgttttatagtgaatatgagattgagatgaatgaatgctgtatcagatgcaggtaatcacactcactcagtccatctctctctctacaGTGACcttttaatacagtaatacacTAAGCTTTTAATGAAGTATCTTAATGTTCCCTCATTACTagttataaaatgttaatttaaatctgTGGCGGAAGTAGGTCCGCACAAAAGACACTACTCTGTtgtctcatttttatttacacactTGTGCCGTCAAACTGTTGTATGAATGCAATATCACACTCATAGCTATGCGATATGGCTGTATATTAGCACGTTGTGATTACCTATGGCCGAATCACAGCAGTGATGATATACAGCCATATCGCACTGTAactcgtgtgatattgctcaTATATCATGGCCAAAATAAACTTTCAAACATATCATTGGTTTCTATTTATTAGATTGTCATAGTCTAGCCTATTTACCCTACTAAAAAGTCCCTTTATCACGGCACAGGAAGTGCTTTAAAACAACTTTCTTTAGTCCATTGTGTGCCTGTATTTGAATCAGTTCAAATGTGTCATTTGATGCAACTCCTTTGTTTTTCAGTATGCAGATAAAACAATGCAATGATACTAAAACACTTACCATAAGCACATAACACAACACACTGATAAATAAACAGACAGTATCCCACTTCCCGCTGACAGGGGCAGGAAATTGAGTTTGTCCAGAACAAAGGGAGAGAACAGAcatgttagagagagagaaagcgatgTTCAGTATTGTTTCTCATTAAAACAGACAGTCAGCGCTCATAAGCGCAGTCATTGATATGCATGCGATCGCCTCAGCCCGTCCATCTGCAGCGGCACACAGCTGCTTGTCTATTCACTCagatatgagaaaaaaaattaaaggcgCCTTTATGTTttatctgtctcactgctgaaAGGACGGAAAGACACGTACTGACAGAGGAACGCTGAGGGTCACTAACATGAAACAGGCTTTCAATTAGTCTCTCTGCAACAAGACATCAGCTGTGGCGCATGGGGAGGAAGCAGATCAAAAATACAACCCATAATAATACACACTCAGTTACTTTCATTCAAAATTTAGACTATTTGATAAGCAAAACAGTACACACCTAGACAACTCATTCACTTTAAAGCAAAATACAGGAGGTTGAGCACCTTGCTCACTTTACTGCAGTGATAGCAtgatgtagagagagagagagagagagagagattatacaTTTTTACTGATTGCCAAAATATAGAATTTGTGCTTTGGGAATCTAAGCTACAGTTTTCCTGCTTAATTTCTTGAGCTTGCTATACCTTTAAAATGCATCTTATCCATCCCTATCCATAAAACTTTCCAGTTTAGCTTTCTCAAGCATCTAGTACTATAAAtgtggaagaaaagaaaaaacatatcTTGGACCCTACCAGCAGCTGCGCATCGCAACATAGCAAAACTCAATCGctcccattataatcaacaaagctgTCAGTCATCAAAAATCAATAATGCACTTTTGCACAGTTCTACTGACTGTAATAGGACTAGGAGCGATCTTGTTTTATTGTGTCGCTCAAATagactgtgtgtgagagatagagtcagacagacagacaaaaatagTCCAGCCTTAAATGGAGGGACATGAACATTTTGACAGACAATAATACGAGCTGGCACACAGACAGAAACTCATTCTCATTCTTTAGCCAATTCTGTTGGACAGGTCTGGCAGAGTCCAGAGGGTTTACTTAATCATTACTGAGAAGGAACCGCAACAAGTGGTCAGGatttggctggttagcatggcCCAGTTTACCCCGGCTATAAAACTCAGGTGATTGGATCAAAACATCTTTGAAAAGTTTCCATAAGCACAGATTCAAACAGAATTTAAAATCACACACACCAACTGAAAAACAGTCATTAAGATAAATGGGAATTCTAGTGGACTGCTTCCTCCAGTTATTATTGACCCTCTTGTGCTGTACAGCCCACAAACACAGACAGATCCTCCCTATTGTGATATTTCAATCTCCCTGTCCTCATTCTCTGCTAGTCTGTTGTCTTTTATCTCAGTgtggatattttctctttgtcATTCTGCACAACATTACCCAGCATGAGTGTGTCCACCCTCCCCGCGCAATTTATTCAGACTGTCACTGCTAACTACACCCACTCTCATGTTCTTTCTTGTACGGCTTCTGTTACACCAGCCTCCTGCAGGTTCaagaacagctgataaaaagcaTGATAGCATGtgaaaagttgtgtgtttgtaataaaaatgcattattaaaacatttgaacTTCAAACCATTAACTGCTTTTGGGTAAAAAATTTACTACATAATCCATAATattactttctccagtgaaaaatgtgtttaatctgaatcaggagagaaataagcACAGAAAAGAATCCAGAATGTTTCTAAACAagtatgttggtggattttgatgtgagaggacaacaggggatgtacattttcaatggagaaagcattattatggattatgtacTTATTTTGTCCAGAAGCAAAGGTTTGAAGTTACAAACATCATAATGGTGGGTTTGTTTTACATAGCTTCAAAAGATGTTAACTGATCGAGTTGTGTTGGTTACCTGTGGATTATTGTATGTTgggaatctcattctgacggcacccattcactgcagggcatccattggtgagcaagttatgtaatgctaaatttctccaaacctgttccaGTGAAGAtgcatttcaataggaatctgtACATTTAGAAGTTCAGAAGTACATTCACTGTGCTAATTAACAGAAAGCTGTTTGGTTTGAAAGTTACTTCTGTGTTCTTTATACATTGCTACGCTACTGACAATAGAGAATtaaccttttctctcttttttgtctGTGAAATTTACCAGTGTACCTATAGTGCACCTTTATACTATACACTACATGTGGTATCCGAATGCATAATCAGATTAATCAAAATATGCATTAATTGAAGAAGCAAGGGACATGGAAAATGCAGAACTTGACAGGTGTTTAAATCATGTTGAGCTTTCGCCACATGAGTCCACTTGCTGAGCTTACATGAACACAATATTTTAGCTGTGACTGGAAATATCCTGGACTGGAAATAAAAGGAAACATTCTCAGTGACTTTGATGGCTGGGGTCCAACTGATGGGGGCCCTGGTGGctggatctttttttttaatgagaagaGACATCATATATTTAATTCACTTATTATCTACCAGAGTTATAATCCAAATGTGAGTGACAGAGGGAGAAAAATGAAATGGGAACAGAGTGAGAGGTGACTAGATGGGTTTTCTCCGCCTCCTAGAATGTGGAGGGATTTCTGCAGCCTCTGTTATGTGATAAGAGAGAAAATCAAAGAAGGGTCATTATGGAGGAGAGAATGAAAAATGAGAACAAAGGACAATGGATACATAAAAAGGGCTAAAGATTTGTGTGCGGTTTGTCATGTGCATATTTAAGTCAACGGACAATaacaaatgcctttactgtcacttttgatcaatttattatgctgctgaataaaaatatccattttacacttttaaacagtagtgtattaaacatatcatttaaatataataatattcataaaaaatgttCTGGTGATATTATCAAGCAATTTTCATCACAAATCACAGTAAACTGCAAGCTGTCAGAAAATCAGTCCAATCTTACTAGTAAAATAATGATCTTTGCCCAGAGGGTTTAATTAAAATTGTTTGAAATCTTTCCTATATTAAATGGATGCTAGTTCTTGCCAGTAGGTGCTAAGATGACAGGCGGTCCTTAATCAGACCTGTTTAACCTTCCTGTAACCggcagaactgatactcaaattCGTTTTCATTTGAAAGTGCAGCTTCGGGGGAAAAAAGATGAAGTGCTTTGACCTTTTATTTAAGTGTTAGTAATCTAAAGCTCCTAAATGACTGTATTCATGCTCTTCCTGTGCAttatgtgaagtgtgtgtgtgtacataaggCCGATAGAATGgcagtgagagagatagagagacacacTGTCTAGAAGAGTTATTCAGGTGCAATACAGCATGGAAATATGCGCTGTTTGACTGGAGTCCATTTTCATAATCAAATAAAGAGAACTCTATCAGACAAATTCAATTCATGCCACCAGCAATAGAGCTGTGTGTATTCAGCATTCATTTTCAGAAGAATACACATTATTTCACCAGCCAAAGAGTTTAATTTTGTTTGACGTTGTTGGACTGCTGTAATAAAGAAAAAGCAAAGTGAATGTTAGGGAGAGAAAAAGTCACAGAAACAGCCTGGTGTCAAacagaaatgcaaacatttaaatgCAAAGGATTACATGTGTTATCTGAAGCTGTGTGCGATTTCACGCTGTATTAGGCATCGGGTGCTGTCTGAAACAAAGCTTGCTTGGAAAAGGTCATCCGTCAACTGTGTGTATACCGAAGAGATCAGTGTAATCTTAAATAAACACAATCGTGTATGTGGAGGCATGTATAAACGCATGTATCTAATTGGTCACAAGCACTTCTTAAcaagaatagtttacccaaaataattaaaacattcttCATTTACGCACCTTCGTGTCGTTTAAGAGTtgaatgacttactttcttctgttgaacaggaCACTCATGAACAATTAAGCTGGTTGCACTTTCCCATGCAGTTACAATAAAGGGTCACTGAGGCTTTCAAGCTATAAAAACGACAAAAAAGCACCATACATGTATCATAAACATGGTCATTACAAATcaaatggcttcagaagacttggaataattATACAATTCATTACTAAtaagcaaaattatgtcattattcacTAAAACTCTTGACATCCACCCTAGCTCTCCTTGAAGCATTAATGAAAGAACAAATATTGACATCTGAAAGAATCATTCTTTTGATTGCTCACAATGAATTGGTCAATCCAGTTCACACCGCTGATCTGATTTTTGAGTTCTCTGGTTAATGGCCCATTGGAGGAGACGATTATGAGTCAGCGATTTTGTTTGGCATCTAAAGACTTATTGCACACAAATGATGTTAACCGCTTTTACGATGATTTTTTGGTACTTGGAAGCCTCAGTATTTCTAGAATAAGGACTTGAATGATAAAGAACAACGGTACGGCTCTGTCAGTAAAAATGTCAATGTTCGTAAACTGATTTTCAATGACAACTGATAAACCATCAAAGACAGAACTGTTGTAAGCTTTGAAGATGTTCATTGATAGTATGTTTTTGTTGAAGTCGTTAAcattaattcaatttatttttaaaagctgtgTTCAACAGTGGAAAAACAACATTATGAAACttcattttaaaactacattacccatgatgctatACAGAAAATTCCACCAATTATACAGTAGCAGTGAGCAACACATACAAATGGAGCTCCGCCCACTTCCATGAAGCGCCACGAATGATGCAGTGGAGTCGGTCTTCCTACgctatatttgtaaaatatatgcatattttcCTTTAAGCGTAAATGATATTGTTTCCATAGACACAATCAACGACTTCAAAAGAATAGATTCACATTTCACcatcattttttatttgattgtcccAATCTTCACTAAATCTGTTAAGTACACAATCTTCTATTTTGTCCAattttcaaatcaaagtttgGAATGTTGTGATTAACTCCCTCAAACACCTGGTTGGTTTGCTTCATGCCTTATAACACTTTAACTAAATTAACTCTTACAGATTTGGAGcaacatgaagatgagtaaatgatgagatcTTTTGTAAATgacgtttttgggtgaactgttaaCATAAACTTTTTAACACTACTCATGCTATCTATAAGCAACAGTGCCCTGTCCAACTTCCTGCTGCTGAATGTGTGAGAGCATGGTAATGTTTCATATCAGTGTCAGAGCACCCTGTGTTACACCACATCGCTCAGCTCTCTGCACAAGTTCACGGTCTCTGTCAATATCAATCTCTCTCCATTTCTCTTAGCGAACTGATCCTTTTAGTTCTTGTGCATCCAAAATGACTCACAGATTCCGTCTCTTGCTTGAAACTCTTCACACTGCAGTGCACCTCTAAACCCCCTCTCATTCCCATTTCAATTTCGACATCAATGCTGAGCCACTAACATTCACTTATACAACAGCACCCGTCATTGCAACGTCATCTTCATGGGTTTATCATTTATTCTCATTCCTTTCCTTTCTTCCCTCAGACATGCATGTTCTTTCTTTTCATTCTGATCTGTTGCATGCACACGCATACACAATAAAGCTCATGTCTAcacactttttttcccctctgtaaCCTTTAACATtgattttacacttttaaaagtATAGCCTCATGGGTCGGGTATATTCAGAGATGGCTATGGATGGAGGCAGAGATTGCATTCTTACGTCTTTTTAGCTGGATTTCAATTGTCTCTATATAAACATCAcattctttataattatttttccttTTGTACTGCTGCTTTTCACTGGCAATGTGTACAATTACATATAAAGTTGGCCCAGGAGTCAACAGACTtgaaagttacattttttatgaaatttatAATCACTGTACTACACTGATCAAAAGTTTGAAATCATTGTGAAtcttgttcttttttcttttttttatgtttttgaaagaagactcttatgctcaccaaggctttacagtcaaaccaaaatgtattcagacaccttcaacatttcacacaTTATAACAGTTTATTCAATATAGTTTGTGGTAGTTaatatggtaataaaatatgacaagaactcagagttaaactgtgtcagtacaaattcatattgataatgtcagataacaatgaaacaaaacacggtcaggtcaaagtgtcagaatcatttttggttccaaacttttatacattttaatggcagtccatgaagaatttttgggtataatagctcacattttactttattttaatattcttgtcctgcacccactagtaaaaaataaataaataaataaataaataaacaattatatcttgtgtctgaataatttttggtttgactgtatttgagcaaaaatacagtaaaacagtgatattgtgaaatattactacaatttaaaataaccattttctattttaattcattttaaaatgtaattcattcttgTGTTGGCAAAGGTGAattatcagcagccattacttcagtcttgccatattatattttttgtcctgattctttgataaatagaaagttaaaaaaacaacacTAGTAATGTCTTTaccatcaatttaatgcatcttgctGAAAAAAGtactcatttttattcattttacaaatttataaaaacttAACCCAGACTTTTTAAATGGTAGTTTATCCCAGTTTCCAAAAATCTTGGAAATCCGTCTCCCTTAGGTTTATAATGTACCAAACAGAATATATTATACAGCAAGCCTATTAAAATAGAGAAGTAGCAATGTCTGATTAATAAATTAagtcattcttttgagtcagatcTTTTGACAGAATCAGATGATCTATTCAGAGAACCGCTCTGAATGATTTGGTTACATACACTGGTATTTATAATACAGTACATAGAATTAACAGCCCGTAATTTCAGATTATCCATcatataaataaacttaaaaacttaacgTTTTTTTACACTCACATTTCCCACTTGTGTTAATTCTGGACCTTGACTTTTTTAATTGTTACTAAAATTGATAATCAAATAAATTGATAATCACATTATTACTGTACCCCTGGATTACACGGATGCTGTTTTTATAAGTTAGCCTTACTGAAGAGAGTGTCTTACCAGCATACAGTATGTTGTGTTAGCAAATTCAACTGAAACTGCAGCAAACTGAAATAACAAAATCAACCAGCTGAGATTTGCTGACAGTCCATCAGTTGGAAACATCACAGACCAGCATAAACCACTCTGAGGATTCATAATATTCCAAAGcgggtttttttttaatcattgaaaCTTGCAATGATTTAATGTTCTTTTCCTTTCCTGTCCTTCCTTAGGCTGTGGTCTGGAGTTTCTCCTGGTGCTGTGTGGTTTAGAGTTGACCCAGGCTTGTCCTCGTCACTGCATCTGCTACGACTCTCCCAGCACGGTGAGCTGCCAGGCTCACAACTTCCTGGTGGTTCCAGAGGGAATCCCAGCCCAGAGTGAGCGCGTCTTTCTGCAAAACAACAAGATCCAGCGACTGCTACAGGGCCATTTCAGCCCCACCACAGTCATGCTTTGGCTCTACTCCAACAATATCTCATACATCCAGCCCTCCACATTCATGGGGTTCACCCGGCTGGAGGAGCTCGATCTGGGGGACAACAAACACCTCCGCTCTCTGGCTTCTGACACTTTTCAGGGCCTGACCAGACTCCATGCTCTGCACCTCTACCACTGTGGCCTAATCACTCTGCCTGCTGGCTTGTTTGAGGGGCTGCACAACCTGCAGTACCTCTATTTACAGGTGGGTGTTATATTCTCAAAGTTTCAAAATAGATCAGGGTGATTTGACAAACAGGTGCCATTTGTGTCCctcatatacagtacatgcaaaaCACTAAAAAGCATGAGCTGATGGCATTATTTATAATGTGTTACTATAGATTCTTTGCATAGAGATTTTTATAAACATATCAACAaagaacatacatatatatatatatattagatgtcCACAAAtagtgtatttatgtatttaccttTAGTATATTGTATCCCGAGAACACAGGTTACTGAAGGCATTTTTGAAAAGATTCTTATAGAAGAAGTACAGAAGGCAAGGGAAAAACTAATATCTAAAATGGTCCAGTATGAATATACACGGTCTTCCAATTTTACAAAAAAGTTCACAGAAGCATTCACATGATTCGATTGGGTTCTTTCCTCGAATATGTTTTGCAGCTTTAATCTTATCACCAACGATTTTTTTCATTTCTCAGacaataaaaaatagataaaaggaactataaattaaaccattttaaataaaaaaaatatttataagtaaTACTGTTGAAATTATGATGAAAACTAATATGCTGTGAGATATTACCAACACACCAACAATTTAACATACAACATTTAAATCCAATCCAATCATTGTTATTTGAGCTGATTGAGCTGTTTTGTAGTAACAAAGTAAAATGGGCTAAAATTAATCCGTACAACATGATGAAACTGACTAAATTTGCCAGGACATTtcatcaaaagacaaaaacaataacactGTCACTTTGGATATTCATATTTGTGACTTGTTTCAGTGCCTGTTACTGACTGTTGGTGTTTATTTGCTGTTCTACAGAACAACCAGTTGGAGTTTCTTGAGGATGACATGTTCATTGATCTTCTGAATCTGAGCCATTTATTTCTGCATGGAAATCGGTTGTGGAGTCTCCACCAGAACACTTTCCGTGGCCTGGGTGCCCTCGATCGATTGCTGCTCCATCAAAACCGACTCCAGTGGGTTCACAAACAGGCTTTCCACGACCTGCGTCGCCTGACGACTCTCTACCTGTTTAACAACTCCTTACCTGAACTTCCAGCTGAAAGCTTGGCTCAGCTGCCAGCACTGGAGTACCTACGTCTCAACGACAACCCTTGGGAGTGTGACTGCAAGGCCGTGCCGCTCTGGGATTGGCTGCGGCGCTTCCGTGGCTCCACCTCCTCGTTAATATGCGTGGCTCCGCCAGAGCTGGCTGGGAAGGATCTGAAAAGGTTGACGAAAGAAGAGCTGCCTTCCTGTACAGGCTCAGAGTCGCTCCACCAGAGCAAATCCAGCCAGGGGGACGTGGGAGTGTCGTTGAAGAAAGATCATCATCATCGATCACgcaatcatcatcatcctcacctGCCACATCAGGATCAATACTACCCCACCTCCCCATCGCCGCTCCCTCGACCACCCAAGCCGGGACGCAACAGGAACTGCACGACGCATCGAAGTCGCAAGGGCAATGCTCAGAACGAGGTGTATAACCTAACAGAGTTAGCCAACAAGGAATCAGACGAAAAATCTGACCCATCAAAA
Proteins encoded in this window:
- the LOC132132797 gene encoding reticulon-4 receptor-like 1; the protein is MFRRGCGLEFLLVLCGLELTQACPRHCICYDSPSTVSCQAHNFLVVPEGIPAQSERVFLQNNKIQRLLQGHFSPTTVMLWLYSNNISYIQPSTFMGFTRLEELDLGDNKHLRSLASDTFQGLTRLHALHLYHCGLITLPAGLFEGLHNLQYLYLQNNQLEFLEDDMFIDLLNLSHLFLHGNRLWSLHQNTFRGLGALDRLLLHQNRLQWVHKQAFHDLRRLTTLYLFNNSLPELPAESLAQLPALEYLRLNDNPWECDCKAVPLWDWLRRFRGSTSSLICVAPPELAGKDLKRLTKEELPSCTGSESLHQSKSSQGDVGVSLKKDHHHRSRNHHHPHLPHQDQYYPTSPSPLPRPPKPGRNRNCTTHRSRKGNAQNEVYNLTELANKESDEKSDPSKPRRKNKCIPRTSVGAPSGVQRANSRAVSLWLPCFIIPLCLLVCLTALIFR